The following proteins are encoded in a genomic region of Haloarcula marina:
- a CDS encoding class I SAM-dependent methyltransferase yields MGFHTFDPARADQLEDPSRYEYVSVDELLALFDARPDDVVADLGSGTGFYTDHVAAAVETVYALDVQAEMHELYREKGMPENVVPVTGGVESMPIADSLDAVVSTMTFHEFATPEAMEAVADSLAPEGRVGFADWTADGTGSSGPPLSERYSAAEAVEMCEAVGIEVTRAEDRRETFVLEGRI; encoded by the coding sequence ATGGGCTTTCACACGTTCGACCCGGCGCGCGCGGACCAGTTAGAGGACCCGAGTCGGTACGAGTACGTCTCCGTCGACGAGTTGCTCGCACTGTTCGACGCGAGGCCGGACGACGTGGTCGCGGACCTCGGGAGCGGGACCGGGTTCTACACCGACCACGTGGCGGCGGCCGTCGAGACGGTGTACGCGCTCGACGTACAGGCCGAGATGCACGAGTTGTACCGCGAGAAGGGGATGCCCGAGAACGTCGTCCCCGTCACGGGCGGCGTCGAGTCGATGCCGATAGCCGACTCGCTCGACGCCGTCGTCTCGACGATGACGTTCCACGAGTTCGCCACGCCCGAGGCGATGGAAGCGGTCGCGGACTCGCTTGCTCCCGAGGGCCGCGTCGGGTTCGCCGACTGGACGGCCGACGGGACCGGGAGTAGCGGCCCGCCGCTGTCGGAGCGCTATTCGGCGGCCGAGGCCGTCGAGATGTGCGAAGCGGTCGGTATCGAAGTGACCCGCGCAGAGGACCGGCGCGAGACGTTCGTCCTCGAAGGGCGGATTTAG
- a CDS encoding HEWD family protein, whose amino-acid sequence MVAIVSPRERECERCGRRDVWDDDLQTWRIADDNGEKQSGNPRCLHEWDINGTFNPLAE is encoded by the coding sequence ATGGTAGCTATCGTATCGCCCAGAGAACGGGAGTGTGAACGGTGCGGTCGACGAGACGTATGGGACGACGACCTGCAAACGTGGCGCATCGCCGACGATAACGGCGAAAAGCAATCGGGGAATCCGCGATGTCTCCACGAGTGGGACATCAACGGGACGTTCAATCCGCTGGCTGAATAG
- a CDS encoding PadR family transcriptional regulator, translating to MYDLTGFQRDLLYVIAGLDEPHGLAIKEELEDYYESEVNHGRLYPNLDTLVDKGLVEKGERDRRTNFYTLTRRGKRELDARQDWESQYITA from the coding sequence ATGTACGACCTGACTGGCTTTCAACGTGACCTGCTGTACGTGATAGCGGGGCTAGACGAACCGCACGGCCTCGCCATCAAGGAGGAACTCGAAGACTACTACGAGAGCGAGGTGAATCACGGCCGACTGTACCCGAACCTCGACACTCTCGTCGACAAGGGCCTCGTCGAGAAGGGGGAACGGGACCGTCGGACGAACTTCTACACGCTGACCCGGCGCGGCAAGCGTGAACTCGACGCCCGGCAGGACTGGGAGTCTCAGTACATCACTGCGTGA
- a CDS encoding acyl-CoA thioesterase: MPDLLETYLENRWMVQPNHANHLGTTHGGNVLKWMDELGAMSAMRFAGESCVTARMDQVNFTRPIPVGDNAVVEAYVYDTGTSSIKVRLKAARENPRTGEREPTTESYSVYVAIDEDGDPQPVPDLTVDSERGRELRAAASDGER, from the coding sequence ATGCCGGACCTGCTGGAGACGTATCTTGAGAACCGATGGATGGTCCAACCGAACCACGCGAACCACCTCGGGACGACACACGGTGGGAACGTCCTGAAGTGGATGGACGAACTCGGCGCGATGTCCGCCATGCGCTTTGCGGGGGAGAGTTGCGTCACGGCCCGGATGGACCAGGTGAACTTCACCCGACCGATTCCCGTGGGGGATAACGCCGTCGTCGAGGCGTACGTCTACGACACCGGGACCAGCAGCATCAAGGTCCGCCTGAAGGCCGCCCGGGAGAACCCTCGCACCGGCGAGCGCGAACCCACGACCGAGTCGTACTCGGTTTACGTCGCCATCGACGAGGACGGCGACCCGCAACCGGTCCCCGACCTCACGGTGGATTCGGAGCGCGGTCGGGAGTTGCGCGCCGCCGCCTCCGACGGCGAGCGCTGA
- a CDS encoding TraB/GumN family protein, producing MTEHASVDDGPPEPSGDGSVTVVGTAHVSEHSVAEVESAIEEHRPDMVAVELDEGRYQQMKGETPDDLDASDLLRGNTVFQFLAYWMLSYVQTRMGERFDVEPGADMKAAIDTAERLGLGVALVDRDIQTTVQRFWARLTLREKLTLVGSLLTELGPPMTVGFTIGAMFGLVGAVAASAFGGPYFVPAAVATTVGASVTAVLDTVLVGVALTALLGLPIAAALVRLRGSGEEMEEFDIEQLTETDVVTAMMEEFRRFSPGGAEALIDERDAFIAHRLVGLREAGYDVVAVVGAGHREGIERYLAHPEELPPIDSLTGTESGGRFSLYKAVGYLITLGFLSFFVLLAMAGVQNTFLLQVFAAWFLINGIAAAGLARLAGAHWTSSLVGGGVAWMTSVNPLLAPGWFAGYVELRYISVNVGDIGKLNEILADEEAPILDLVKRLRAVPLFRLILIVAMTNIGSMIASFAFPVVALPYLATQDRDVSWVVSKMIEGAQNSADLIWGLVA from the coding sequence ATGACCGAACACGCGTCGGTAGACGACGGCCCGCCCGAGCCGAGCGGCGACGGGTCGGTCACAGTCGTCGGCACGGCCCACGTCTCCGAACACAGTGTCGCGGAGGTCGAGTCGGCCATCGAGGAACACCGACCAGATATGGTCGCGGTCGAACTGGACGAAGGCCGCTACCAGCAGATGAAAGGCGAGACGCCGGACGATTTAGACGCCAGCGACCTGCTTCGCGGGAACACCGTCTTCCAGTTTCTCGCCTACTGGATGCTCTCGTACGTCCAGACGCGGATGGGCGAACGCTTCGACGTCGAACCCGGTGCGGACATGAAAGCCGCCATCGACACCGCCGAACGCCTCGGCCTCGGCGTCGCCCTCGTCGACCGAGACATCCAGACCACCGTCCAGCGGTTCTGGGCACGGCTGACGCTCCGCGAGAAACTCACCCTCGTCGGCAGTCTGCTGACCGAACTCGGCCCGCCGATGACCGTCGGGTTCACCATCGGGGCGATGTTCGGCCTCGTAGGTGCGGTCGCCGCGTCGGCGTTCGGCGGTCCCTACTTCGTTCCAGCGGCGGTCGCGACAACCGTCGGGGCGTCCGTCACCGCCGTCCTCGACACCGTCCTCGTCGGCGTCGCGCTGACGGCGCTTCTCGGTCTCCCCATCGCAGCGGCGCTCGTGCGACTCCGCGGGAGCGGCGAGGAGATGGAGGAGTTCGACATCGAGCAGTTGACCGAGACGGACGTGGTGACGGCGATGATGGAGGAGTTCCGGCGGTTCTCGCCCGGCGGGGCAGAGGCGCTCATCGACGAGCGCGACGCATTCATCGCACACCGACTCGTCGGCCTCCGTGAGGCGGGCTACGACGTAGTGGCCGTCGTCGGGGCCGGACACCGGGAGGGTATCGAGCGCTACCTGGCCCACCCCGAGGAGTTGCCCCCCATCGACTCGCTCACCGGCACCGAGAGCGGAGGGCGCTTCTCGCTGTACAAAGCGGTCGGCTACCTCATCACGCTCGGCTTTCTCTCCTTTTTCGTCCTCTTGGCGATGGCGGGCGTCCAGAACACGTTCCTCCTCCAGGTGTTCGCGGCGTGGTTCCTCATCAACGGAATCGCCGCCGCCGGACTCGCGCGACTCGCGGGTGCACACTGGACGAGTTCGCTCGTGGGCGGCGGCGTCGCCTGGATGACGAGCGTCAACCCCCTGCTCGCGCCGGGATGGTTCGCTGGCTACGTCGAGTTACGCTACATCTCGGTCAACGTCGGTGACATCGGCAAACTGAACGAGATTCTGGCCGACGAGGAAGCCCCGATACTGGACCTCGTGAAACGGCTCCGGGCCGTGCCGCTGTTCCGCCTCATCCTCATCGTGGCGATGACCAACATCGGGAGCATGATAGCGAGTTTCGCCTTCCCCGTCGTCGCCCTGCCCTATCTGGCGACGCAGGACCGCGACGTGTCGTGGGTCGTCTCGAAGATGATAGAGGGCGCACAGAACAGCGCCGACCTCATCTGGGGGCTGGTCGCGTGA